A window of Rhizobium acidisoli contains these coding sequences:
- a CDS encoding SEC-C metal-binding domain-containing protein, whose translation MEKLGRNDPCPCGSRRRFQKLLPAIRPL comes from the coding sequence ATCGAAAAACTCGGCCGCAACGATCCCTGCCCCTGCGGTTCCAGGAGGCGGTTTCAAAAACTGCTGCCTGCAATCCGGCCGCTATGA
- the ftrA gene encoding transcriptional regulator FtrA, with translation MTDSVKIMPNALLQQTKGPLVAALAYDGLCTFEFGIAYEVFGLPRPEMGEGWYRFSVCGIEPGPLRAAGGLTVAVDKGLEVLDEAELIVVPGWRAIDAPVPEPLAVALKAAHQRGARIMSLCSGVAVLAGSGLLANRRATTHWRYVASITARYPDIALDAGVLYIDEGSLLTAAGSAAGIDLCLHVVRGDFGAEAANSVARRLVVPPHREGGQAQFIHAPVPEAREGIRLGPLIEWMRASLSEQQPISLLAKRAGMSMRTFQRRFEATTGLSVGEWLLKERLRHARDLLEKELAVSLDDIAVSSGFGTLATMRHHFRKRLGTSPSAYRRSFGL, from the coding sequence ATGACCGATAGCGTAAAGATCATGCCAAACGCATTGTTGCAGCAGACGAAAGGACCATTGGTCGCAGCCCTTGCCTATGACGGGCTCTGCACCTTCGAATTCGGCATTGCCTACGAGGTCTTCGGCCTGCCGCGTCCGGAGATGGGCGAAGGCTGGTATCGCTTCTCGGTCTGCGGCATCGAACCGGGTCCGCTCCGCGCCGCGGGAGGGCTGACGGTCGCGGTCGACAAGGGGCTGGAGGTGCTCGACGAGGCGGAGCTAATCGTCGTGCCCGGCTGGCGGGCGATCGATGCGCCGGTGCCGGAGCCGCTTGCCGTAGCGCTCAAGGCAGCGCATCAGCGCGGCGCGCGCATCATGTCGCTCTGCTCCGGCGTGGCGGTTCTGGCCGGATCGGGACTGCTTGCCAACCGCAGGGCGACGACGCATTGGCGTTACGTCGCTTCGATCACCGCACGGTATCCCGACATTGCGCTCGATGCCGGCGTTCTCTACATCGACGAGGGCAGCCTGCTGACGGCTGCGGGGAGTGCCGCCGGCATCGATCTCTGCCTGCATGTGGTGCGCGGCGATTTCGGCGCGGAAGCGGCAAACAGCGTCGCCCGCCGCCTCGTCGTGCCGCCGCACCGTGAAGGCGGACAGGCGCAGTTCATCCACGCGCCGGTCCCCGAGGCGCGCGAAGGTATCCGCCTGGGCCCGCTGATCGAATGGATGCGGGCAAGCCTTTCCGAGCAGCAGCCGATCAGCCTGCTTGCGAAAAGAGCGGGCATGAGCATGCGCACCTTCCAGCGCCGGTTCGAGGCGACGACGGGTCTCAGCGTTGGCGAATGGCTGCTGAAGGAGCGGCTGCGCCATGCCCGCGATCTTCTCGAGAAAGAGCTTGCGGTGTCGCTCGACGACATCGCGGTATCAAGCGGCTTCGGCACGCTGGCGACGATGCGGCATCATTTTCGCAAGCGGCTCGGGACGAGCCCGAGCGCTTACAGGCGGTCGTTCGGTCTTTGA
- a CDS encoding rhodanese-like domain-containing protein produces MPSPVSEIPAAEPDIAAAHFAAKLAFETDCSDVHAAFAGAKADFILLDVRSPALFAQSHLPGAINLPHGKMTAHRMSEWAKDTLFVVYCAGPHCNGADKAAFRLAKLGLRAKLMIGGMTGWADEGFAFESEAIAAE; encoded by the coding sequence ATGCCAAGCCCCGTCTCCGAAATCCCGGCCGCCGAGCCAGATATCGCCGCCGCCCATTTTGCCGCCAAGCTCGCTTTCGAAACCGACTGCTCCGATGTCCACGCCGCCTTTGCCGGCGCCAAGGCCGATTTCATTCTCCTCGACGTGCGCTCGCCGGCGCTGTTTGCGCAGTCCCACTTGCCGGGCGCGATCAACCTTCCACACGGCAAGATGACCGCGCACCGCATGTCGGAATGGGCGAAGGACACCCTCTTCGTCGTCTATTGCGCCGGTCCTCACTGCAACGGTGCCGATAAGGCCGCCTTCCGCCTGGCCAAACTCGGCCTCAGGGCCAAGCTGATGATCGGCGGCATGACCGGCTGGGCCGACGAGGGATTCGCCTTCGAAAGTGAAGCCATTGCCGCCGAATAG
- a CDS encoding zinc-dependent alcohol dehydrogenase family protein has protein sequence MQTTRQWQTDAIGPQANLKIGEVRIPEVSGAMIRVRTQAVSLNFRDRLVLESGMGLPLQFPFVPASDMAGVVDAVGPDVTRFKPGDRVISTFSPDWIDGRGPGTARNPHYQTRGGFYSGVLSEHTVLSEEWFSLAPKTLDAAEASTLPCAGLTAWFALIECGKLKAGDKVLVQGTGGVALFGLQFAKAHGAKVFITSGSSEKLERASALGADHLINRYAGDWVEQLHQLTGDYGADHVLEIVGGPHLGQALKAVAVNGRISVIGVFEGFEVSAPVAPLLLKAPVVQGITVGHRRALEDLVRAVDQIGLKPVIDRRYSFEKLPQAFDHLYRGPFGKVVIEF, from the coding sequence ATGCAGACGACAAGACAATGGCAGACCGATGCCATCGGCCCGCAGGCCAATCTGAAGATCGGCGAGGTAAGAATTCCCGAGGTGTCAGGCGCGATGATCCGGGTGCGCACGCAGGCCGTCTCCCTCAATTTCCGTGACAGGCTGGTGCTTGAGAGCGGCATGGGCCTGCCATTGCAATTCCCCTTCGTGCCGGCCTCGGACATGGCAGGCGTGGTCGATGCCGTTGGGCCTGATGTCACGCGCTTCAAACCCGGCGATCGGGTGATCTCCACCTTTTCCCCGGACTGGATCGACGGACGCGGGCCTGGAACTGCCCGCAATCCACATTATCAGACGCGCGGTGGCTTCTATTCAGGTGTACTTTCCGAGCACACGGTGCTTTCCGAGGAATGGTTTTCGCTTGCACCCAAAACGCTCGATGCGGCTGAAGCAAGCACATTGCCGTGCGCTGGACTGACGGCTTGGTTTGCGCTCATCGAATGCGGCAAGCTCAAGGCTGGCGACAAGGTGCTGGTGCAGGGAACCGGCGGTGTTGCGCTCTTCGGTCTGCAGTTTGCCAAGGCGCATGGCGCCAAAGTCTTCATCACATCAGGCAGCAGCGAAAAGCTCGAACGTGCATCGGCCCTCGGCGCCGATCATCTGATCAACCGGTACGCGGGCGACTGGGTGGAGCAGCTCCATCAACTGACCGGCGATTATGGCGCCGATCATGTGCTCGAAATCGTCGGCGGGCCGCATCTCGGCCAGGCACTGAAGGCTGTGGCGGTCAACGGCCGCATTTCGGTGATCGGTGTGTTCGAAGGCTTCGAAGTGTCGGCGCCGGTGGCGCCATTGCTTCTCAAGGCGCCCGTCGTGCAGGGAATTACCGTCGGTCATCGCCGAGCGCTGGAGGATCTGGTGCGGGCTGTCGATCAGATCGGGCTGAAGCCCGTGATCGACAGGCGTTACTCTTTCGAGAAGCTACCGCAGGCGTTCGATCATCTCTATCGCGGCCCGTTCGGCAAGGTCGTCATCGAGTTCTGA
- a CDS encoding LysR family transcriptional regulator: MEQLKGISIFVETVEAGGFSAAAERLHLTRSAVSKTIARLEERLGVRLFNRTTRAQNLTDEGRFFYERCLRAVEEIRIGEAQLESGKREVRGRLRVSMPTLFGRHCAAPILARLLDDHPDLELDLSFSDRVIDLLEDGFDLAVRNGPLKDNPDLMARAIARQPMTVCASPAYLEKYGVPQTLDDIAHHHGIVYRRGDNDKAWTFPAVAGSAREILPKSRLRLDDLASIADAAVAGRGLAWLTCWLVRDRVLSGKLVRVLTDRPPSIFDAYAVWPRSPVMLPKVRLAIDMLATDLPRLMG, from the coding sequence ATGGAGCAGTTGAAGGGAATTTCGATCTTTGTCGAGACTGTCGAGGCTGGCGGTTTCTCGGCCGCCGCCGAGCGGCTCCATCTCACCCGCTCGGCGGTCAGCAAGACGATTGCGAGGCTCGAAGAGCGGCTCGGCGTCCGGCTCTTTAACCGCACGACTCGCGCCCAGAACCTGACCGACGAAGGTCGATTTTTCTACGAGCGCTGCCTGAGAGCCGTCGAGGAAATCCGCATCGGCGAGGCCCAGCTTGAATCGGGCAAGCGCGAAGTCCGCGGCCGGCTGCGCGTATCGATGCCGACGCTGTTTGGCCGCCATTGCGCCGCCCCCATCCTGGCCCGCCTGCTCGACGACCATCCGGATCTCGAACTCGACCTCTCCTTCAGCGATCGCGTCATCGATCTTCTGGAAGACGGTTTCGACCTTGCCGTTCGCAACGGCCCGCTGAAAGACAATCCCGACCTGATGGCGCGGGCGATCGCCCGACAGCCCATGACCGTCTGCGCTTCGCCCGCTTATCTGGAGAAATATGGGGTGCCGCAAACATTGGACGATATTGCCCATCACCACGGCATCGTCTATCGCCGGGGAGACAACGACAAAGCTTGGACCTTTCCAGCTGTCGCGGGCTCCGCACGCGAAATTCTGCCGAAATCGCGACTGCGCCTCGACGATCTCGCCTCGATAGCCGACGCCGCTGTCGCAGGCCGAGGACTTGCCTGGCTGACCTGCTGGCTGGTGCGCGACAGGGTCTTGTCGGGCAAACTCGTGCGGGTTCTGACCGACAGACCGCCAAGCATCTTCGATGCCTATGCCGTCTGGCCGAGATCGCCCGTCATGCTGCCGAAGGTGCGCCTTGCCATCGATATGCTGGCGACCGATCTACCGCGCCTGATGGGCTGA
- a CDS encoding biliverdin-producing heme oxygenase, protein MSLRSVLRAQTADCHAEVDKLFGTFDLSHRQQYSTFLRAHARIVPATEDALEDAGIIRLLPDWPERRRTQLLLADIRKLGDPIPPLLPPPALHGEAALWGAVYVLEGSKLGGALLAKSVPDHLPGSYLTPQGPKGATRMFMDRLDASGIDDPAAAISAARDVFGLFLKAGQLELEAVP, encoded by the coding sequence ATGTCACTTCGCAGCGTGCTTCGCGCACAAACAGCAGATTGCCACGCCGAGGTCGACAAGCTTTTCGGCACGTTCGACCTCTCCCATAGACAGCAATACAGCACATTCCTGCGCGCCCATGCCCGGATTGTGCCGGCGACCGAAGACGCCCTTGAGGATGCGGGAATCATCCGCCTGCTGCCCGACTGGCCGGAACGACGGCGCACGCAGCTGCTGTTGGCCGATATCCGGAAGCTCGGCGATCCAATACCCCCGCTGCTTCCGCCGCCGGCATTGCATGGCGAGGCAGCGCTTTGGGGCGCCGTCTACGTGCTCGAAGGCTCCAAGCTCGGGGGCGCCCTGCTTGCCAAATCCGTACCCGATCACCTGCCCGGCAGCTACCTCACACCGCAGGGTCCGAAGGGCGCCACGAGGATGTTTATGGATCGTCTCGATGCGAGCGGTATAGACGATCCCGCCGCCGCCATTTCCGCAGCCCGCGATGTTTTCGGCCTGTTTTTAAAAGCCGGGCAACTCGAACTGGAAGCCGTCCCATGA
- a CDS encoding TetR family transcriptional regulator C-terminal domain-containing protein, with the protein MNFKGKRQPVTIPRAAKTLRRTRIQEEKEEQILEAALDVFSASGFRGSTIDQIAEVARMSKPNLLYYFRTKEAMHRALIDRVLYTWLEPLRAFDAEGNPEEEIRSYIRRKLEMARDFPRESRLFANEVLQGAPHIEDELKGPLKELVDEKAEVIRAWTKSGKIAKCDPYHLIFSIWSTTQHYADFDVQVRAVLGQEHSGEGRFEDAARFLEQLFIGGLRPDRSES; encoded by the coding sequence TTGAATTTCAAGGGGAAACGACAGCCTGTGACCATACCGAGAGCAGCGAAAACCCTGAGGCGGACGCGAATTCAGGAGGAGAAGGAAGAGCAGATCCTGGAAGCGGCGCTCGACGTGTTTTCGGCAAGCGGCTTTCGCGGCTCGACCATCGACCAGATCGCCGAAGTGGCCCGCATGTCGAAACCCAACCTGCTCTATTATTTCCGCACCAAGGAAGCGATGCATCGGGCGCTGATCGACCGGGTGCTCTACACCTGGCTGGAACCGTTGCGCGCCTTCGACGCCGAGGGCAATCCGGAAGAGGAAATCCGCAGCTACATCAGACGCAAGCTGGAGATGGCCCGCGATTTTCCGCGTGAAAGCCGGCTCTTCGCCAATGAGGTGCTGCAGGGCGCGCCGCATATCGAGGACGAGCTGAAGGGGCCGCTGAAGGAACTGGTCGACGAGAAGGCGGAGGTCATCCGCGCCTGGACGAAATCAGGCAAGATCGCCAAATGTGATCCCTACCACCTGATCTTCTCCATCTGGTCGACGACGCAGCATTACGCGGATTTCGACGTGCAGGTGCGTGCGGTGCTCGGGCAGGAGCATTCCGGCGAGGGGCGCTTCGAGGATGCGGCGCGGTTTCTGGAACAGCTCTTCATCGGCGGGCTGCGCCCGGATCGCTCTGAGAGCTGA
- a CDS encoding Zn-dependent hydrolase, whose amino-acid sequence MVAAPGENMRVNGDRLWDSLMDMAKIGPGIAGGNNRQTLTDSDAEGRSLFKTWCDEAGLTMGIDQMGTMFATRPGTDPDALPVYVGSHLDTQPTGGKYDGVLGVLSALEVVRTMNDLGIKTKHPIVVTNWTNEEGARFAPAMLASGVFAGVHSLDFAYNRKDPEGNLFGDELKRVGWLGDEEVGARKMHAYFEYHIEQGPILEAEDKQIGVVTHCQGLWWLEFTLTGKEAHTGSTPMNMRVNAGLAMARILEMVQGVAMGEQPGAVGGVGQVFFSPNSRNVLPGKAVFTVDIRSPDKAKLDRMRAKIEAEAPKICDALGVGCSVEAIGHFAPVTFDEKLVTSVRSAAERLGYTHMNLISGAGHDACWAAKVAPATMLMCPCVGGLSHNEAEEISKEWATAGADVLFHAVVETAEIVV is encoded by the coding sequence ATGGTGGCAGCACCAGGCGAAAACATGCGCGTCAATGGCGACCGTCTCTGGGACAGTCTCATGGACATGGCGAAGATCGGCCCCGGCATTGCGGGCGGCAACAATCGCCAGACGCTGACGGATTCGGATGCCGAGGGCCGAAGCCTTTTCAAGACATGGTGCGACGAAGCGGGCCTCACCATGGGCATCGACCAGATGGGCACGATGTTCGCCACCCGCCCCGGCACCGATCCCGATGCCCTGCCCGTCTATGTCGGTTCGCATCTCGACACCCAGCCGACCGGCGGCAAATATGACGGCGTGCTCGGCGTGCTCTCAGCCCTCGAAGTCGTGCGCACCATGAACGATCTCGGCATCAAGACCAAACATCCCATTGTCGTCACCAATTGGACGAACGAGGAAGGCGCACGTTTTGCCCCTGCCATGCTGGCCTCAGGCGTCTTCGCCGGCGTGCACAGCCTCGACTTTGCCTATAATCGCAAGGATCCCGAGGGCAATCTCTTCGGCGACGAACTGAAACGCGTCGGCTGGCTCGGCGACGAAGAGGTCGGTGCCCGCAAGATGCACGCCTATTTCGAATATCACATCGAGCAGGGCCCGATCCTCGAGGCCGAAGACAAGCAGATCGGCGTCGTCACCCACTGTCAGGGCCTCTGGTGGCTGGAATTCACGCTGACCGGCAAGGAAGCCCATACCGGCTCGACGCCGATGAACATGCGCGTCAATGCCGGCCTTGCCATGGCGCGCATCCTGGAAATGGTGCAAGGTGTCGCGATGGGTGAGCAGCCGGGCGCCGTCGGCGGTGTCGGCCAGGTGTTCTTCTCGCCGAACTCCCGCAATGTGCTGCCCGGCAAAGCCGTTTTCACCGTCGACATCCGCTCGCCCGACAAGGCCAAGCTCGACCGCATGCGGGCAAAGATCGAGGCGGAAGCGCCAAAAATCTGCGATGCGCTGGGTGTCGGCTGTTCCGTCGAGGCGATCGGCCATTTCGCGCCTGTTACCTTCGACGAAAAGCTCGTCACCTCGGTTCGCTCCGCCGCCGAACGCCTCGGCTACACCCACATGAACCTCATCTCCGGCGCCGGCCACGACGCCTGCTGGGCGGCCAAGGTCGCGCCTGCGACCATGCTCATGTGCCCCTGCGTCGGCGGTCTGTCGCACAATGAAGCGGAAGAGATTTCCAAGGAATGGGCGACGGCGGGCGCCGATGTGCTGTTCCATGCGGTGGTGGAGACGGCGGAGATTGTGGTGTGA
- the hydA gene encoding dihydropyrimidinase, whose amino-acid sequence MTTVIKNGTIVTADLTYKADVKIDGGKIVEIGPNLSGDETLDATGCYVMPGGIDPHTHLEMPFMGTYSSDDFESGTRAALSGGTTMVVDFALPAPGQSLLEALTMWDNKSTRANCDYSFHMAVTWWSEQVFKEMETIVRDKGINTFKHFMAYKGALMVDDDEMFASFQRCAELGALPLVHAENGDVVASMSAKLLAEGNNGPEAHAYSRPAEVEGEATNRAIMIADMAGCPVYIVHTSCEQAHEAIRRARAKGMRVYGEPLIQHLTLDESEYSNPDWDHAARRVMSPPFRNKQHQDSLWAGLASGSLQVVATDHCAFTTAQKRFGVGDFTKIPNGTGGLEDRMPMLWTRGVNTGRLTMNEFVAVTSTNIAKILNIYPTKGAILVGADADIVVWDPKRSKTISSKSQQSAIDYNVFEGKEVTGLPRYTLTRGVVAIEESTIKTQEGHGEFVRREPVTAVSKALSTWKEITAPRKVTRNGIPATGV is encoded by the coding sequence ATGACCACAGTCATCAAAAACGGCACCATCGTCACTGCCGACCTGACCTACAAGGCTGACGTCAAGATCGACGGCGGCAAGATCGTCGAGATCGGCCCGAACCTCTCGGGCGACGAGACGCTGGATGCGACCGGCTGTTATGTCATGCCTGGTGGTATCGATCCGCACACCCATCTCGAAATGCCGTTCATGGGCACCTATTCCTCCGACGATTTCGAAAGTGGCACGCGGGCCGCCCTTTCCGGCGGCACCACCATGGTGGTCGATTTTGCCCTGCCCGCCCCCGGCCAGTCGCTGCTCGAAGCGCTGACCATGTGGGACAACAAGTCGACCCGGGCCAATTGTGACTATTCCTTCCACATGGCGGTCACCTGGTGGAGCGAGCAGGTCTTCAAGGAGATGGAGACTATCGTCCGCGACAAGGGCATCAACACCTTCAAGCACTTCATGGCTTACAAGGGCGCGCTGATGGTCGATGACGACGAGATGTTCGCCTCCTTCCAGCGCTGCGCCGAACTCGGCGCGCTGCCGCTGGTGCATGCCGAAAACGGCGACGTGGTCGCTTCGATGTCGGCAAAGCTGCTCGCCGAAGGCAATAACGGTCCCGAGGCGCATGCCTATTCCCGCCCCGCCGAGGTGGAGGGTGAGGCCACCAACCGCGCCATCATGATCGCCGACATGGCCGGCTGCCCGGTCTATATCGTGCATACCTCCTGCGAGCAGGCACACGAAGCGATCCGCCGAGCCCGCGCCAAGGGCATGCGTGTCTACGGCGAACCGCTGATCCAGCACCTGACGCTCGACGAGAGCGAATATTCCAATCCCGACTGGGATCACGCCGCCCGCCGCGTCATGTCGCCGCCGTTCCGCAACAAGCAGCATCAGGATAGCCTATGGGCCGGGCTTGCCTCCGGCTCGCTGCAGGTGGTTGCTACCGACCATTGCGCATTCACCACGGCGCAGAAGCGTTTCGGCGTCGGTGATTTCACCAAGATCCCGAACGGCACCGGCGGCCTCGAAGACCGCATGCCGATGCTCTGGACCCGCGGCGTCAATACCGGCCGGCTGACGATGAACGAGTTCGTCGCCGTCACCTCGACCAACATCGCCAAGATCCTCAACATCTATCCGACGAAGGGCGCGATCCTCGTCGGCGCCGATGCCGATATCGTCGTCTGGGATCCGAAGCGGTCGAAAACCATCTCGTCCAAGAGCCAGCAGTCGGCGATCGACTACAATGTCTTCGAAGGCAAGGAAGTGACCGGCTTGCCGCGCTACACGCTGACGCGCGGCGTCGTCGCTATCGAGGAAAGCACCATCAAGACCCAAGAGGGCCATGGTGAATTCGTCAGGCGCGAACCGGTGACGGCCGTCAGCAAGGCACTCTCCACCTGGAAGGAGATCACCGCCCCGCGCAAGGTGACGCGCAACGGCATTCCGGCGACCGGCGTTTGA
- a CDS encoding cupin domain-containing protein: MDATSKPTCHIVRPNHAYDGKQGLSYFQGIAAETVGAKGICMHLLTIPPGVRAKAHLHEAHETAIYMLSGEAHTWYGDRLEQHVIVHAGELFYIPAGVPHMPANLSSTPCTAIIARTDPNEQESVVLLPELDALVPA, from the coding sequence ATGGACGCGACATCAAAACCCACCTGCCACATCGTTCGGCCCAACCATGCCTATGACGGCAAGCAGGGGCTCAGCTATTTCCAAGGGATCGCGGCCGAGACGGTGGGCGCCAAGGGCATCTGCATGCACCTGCTGACGATCCCGCCCGGCGTGCGCGCCAAGGCGCATCTGCACGAGGCGCATGAGACGGCGATCTACATGCTCTCTGGCGAGGCCCATACTTGGTACGGAGACCGGCTCGAGCAGCACGTTATCGTCCATGCCGGCGAACTCTTCTACATCCCGGCCGGCGTGCCGCATATGCCGGCAAACCTCAGCAGCACGCCGTGCACGGCGATCATCGCCCGCACCGATCCGAACGAGCAGGAAAGCGTCGTGCTGCTGCCGGAGTTGGATGCGCTGGTGCCGGCATGA
- a CDS encoding ABC transporter ATP-binding protein: MQAPSVVSAKDLCLTYQANDGPVRALSDVNLDVRKGDFVSFIGPSGCGKTTFLRVIADLEKSTSGEISINGMTPEEARKARAYGYVFQAPALYPWRTIENNIALPLEIMGYSSADRTRRIAEALDLVSLTGFEKKFPWQLSGGMQQRASIARALAFDADLLLMDEPFGALDEIVRDHLNEELLKLWARTNKTICFVTHSIPEAVYLSTKIVVMSPRPGRVTDVIDSPLPAERPLDIRDTPEFLEIAHRVREGLRTGHSHEV; encoded by the coding sequence ATGCAAGCACCCTCCGTCGTATCCGCCAAGGATCTCTGTCTCACCTACCAGGCGAATGACGGCCCGGTGAGGGCTCTGAGCGATGTCAATCTCGATGTCCGCAAGGGCGATTTCGTCTCTTTCATCGGCCCGTCCGGCTGCGGCAAGACCACCTTCCTGCGTGTCATCGCCGATCTCGAAAAGAGCACTTCGGGCGAGATTTCGATCAACGGCATGACGCCGGAAGAAGCCCGCAAGGCCCGTGCCTACGGCTATGTCTTCCAGGCCCCGGCGCTCTATCCCTGGCGCACCATCGAAAACAACATCGCCCTGCCGTTGGAGATCATGGGTTATTCCAGCGCCGACCGGACGAGGCGCATCGCCGAGGCGCTCGATCTTGTCAGCCTCACCGGCTTCGAGAAGAAGTTCCCCTGGCAGCTTTCCGGCGGCATGCAGCAGCGCGCCTCGATCGCCCGCGCGCTGGCCTTCGACGCCGACCTGCTGCTGATGGACGAGCCCTTCGGCGCGTTGGACGAGATCGTCCGCGACCATCTGAACGAAGAACTGCTGAAACTCTGGGCCCGCACCAACAAGACGATCTGTTTCGTCACCCATTCCATCCCCGAGGCAGTCTACCTCTCGACCAAGATCGTGGTGATGTCGCCGCGCCCCGGCCGCGTCACCGACGTAATCGACTCGCCCCTGCCGGCCGAACGCCCACTCGACATCCGCGACACCCCCGAGTTTCTGGAGATCGCCCATCGTGTCCGCGAAGGGCTGAGGACGGGGCATAGCCATGAGGTTTAG
- a CDS encoding ABC transporter permease has protein sequence MKPDTFKNKIVPVTTILLALIAIWYVAAVLMNAPFQRDMDSRAGATPTTLEFIGKTLAQPKPILPAPHQVAQNVYENTVLRSLSSNRSLIYHSWVTLSSTLLGFGFGMLLGILLAVLIVHNRAMDRSLMPWLVASQTIPILAIAPMIVIISYNVLTGDNALAHLLNLDSDASRLVSKALISTYLSFFPVAVGMVKGLRSPEIMHLDLMRTYYASPMQTFWKLRVPASIPFLFTSMKVAIAASLVGAIVGELPTGAVAGIGSKLLAGSYYSQTIDIWAALVAGSLLAGILVAIVGLAAKIVDRAMGGRPA, from the coding sequence GTGAAACCCGACACCTTCAAAAACAAGATCGTCCCCGTCACCACCATCCTGCTCGCTCTCATCGCCATCTGGTATGTCGCAGCCGTTCTGATGAACGCGCCGTTCCAGCGCGACATGGACAGCCGTGCCGGCGCCACACCGACGACGCTCGAGTTCATCGGCAAGACGCTGGCGCAGCCGAAGCCGATCTTGCCGGCGCCGCATCAGGTGGCGCAAAACGTCTATGAGAACACCGTCCTGCGCAGCCTTTCGAGCAATCGCAGCCTAATCTATCACAGCTGGGTGACGCTCTCCTCCACCCTGCTGGGCTTCGGTTTCGGCATGCTGCTCGGCATTCTTCTTGCGGTGCTGATCGTGCATAACCGCGCCATGGACCGCTCGCTGATGCCCTGGCTGGTAGCGAGCCAGACCATCCCGATCCTCGCCATCGCGCCGATGATCGTCATCATCTCCTACAATGTGCTGACCGGCGATAATGCGCTTGCGCATCTGTTAAACCTCGATTCCGACGCCTCCCGCCTCGTCTCCAAGGCGCTGATTTCGACCTACCTTTCCTTCTTTCCCGTCGCCGTCGGCATGGTGAAGGGCTTGCGGTCACCTGAGATCATGCATCTCGACCTGATGCGCACCTATTATGCGAGCCCCATGCAGACCTTCTGGAAGTTGCGGGTTCCGGCCTCGATCCCCTTCCTCTTCACCTCGATGAAGGTCGCAATCGCCGCCAGCCTCGTCGGCGCCATCGTCGGCGAGCTGCCGACAGGTGCGGTTGCCGGTATCGGCTCGAAGCTGCTGGCCGGTTCCTATTACAGCCAGACCATCGATATCTGGGCGGCTCTCGTCGCCGGGTCGCTGCTGGCGGGCATCCTGGTTGCGATCGTCGGCCTTGCGGCGAAGATCGTCGACCGTGCCATGGGCGGGAGGCCGGCATGA